Below is a window of Hydrogenimonas sp. SS33 DNA.
TAGAGGTTCTCTACGAAACGCAGGTGTCGGTAGAGAATTTCGGAATAGTCGTAGAGCGTTTCGCCCCACTCCCTGTCCTCCGCCGAGAAAGAGGAGAAGAGGAGTTTGAGCCACCCCTCGTGAATCGTGGTAAAGAGTCGTTTCTGCATGGCGTCATTCCTTCGTGGTGGTCTCTTCCGGTACCGCACAGGCCCGGGAGATGATGTGGGTGGGGACGATGGCGTCCGGATCATTCTTTTTAGCCTCAAACTGGTCCAGTGCCGCCAGGAACGCTTCGGCCACCATCTCCGAACAGGCCGCCTCTTCCGGAGGCAGGCCGTCGAGTTTGTCCATCATGATTTTCGTCAGCTCCTTGGCTTCGTCGATGGTGACACCCTTGACGGTCTCGGAAAAGACCGACCCGGCGATGACCGTCGTCATGCACGCCTTGGCCTGGAAGCGGATGTCGGTGATCCTGTCGCCGTCGATGGCGAGATAGACGATGACCATCTCTCCGTTTTCCGGGTTTTTCCCGATGCCGGCGGCGTCAGGACCCTCCAGTTTTCCGTAATTGCGCGGGTTCATCATGTGATCGAGCGTCACATCGTAAAGTTCTTTCTGATCCATCCAATCCTCACTAAACATTCGGTCACATCGGCCGATATTGACTACGGCAAATTCCGGAATCTCTCGTAGTTGCTATTAGTTGCAGAGGGATTATATCATTTAAAAATAAGCAAGGGGAGAAAAATTGCGGTCTGCCAAAAAAAATCGTGTCGTCATACTTTTTCTGGCAATCGCATCACTCGCTGTCCTCTACAACGGCATTTCGATATATGATCAACTGGAACGAATCCGCAAGCTCCAGCAGTTGATTTCCTACAATCAGTCAGATGCCCTTTCCAATTTCGTCAAAGCATTCCGTGCCACCTATCAGGAACGTTTTCTGCAGTTGCACATTCCCCTGAATGAAAGAAACATCAAACTTCTTCCGGTCTCTACCATGAGTGACATCTCACGTAAATTTTCGGATCTGGTCGCCCACAAAGCGATCGTCAAGACCGTTTCCGACAGGCCCAGAAACCCGGCCAACAGAGCCGATTCCCTGGAGAAAGAGGCCCTGGACTATTTCAGAAGCCATCCGAAAG
It encodes the following:
- a CDS encoding iron-sulfur cluster assembly scaffold protein codes for the protein MDQKELYDVTLDHMMNPRNYGKLEGPDAAGIGKNPENGEMVIVYLAIDGDRITDIRFQAKACMTTVIAGSVFSETVKGVTIDEAKELTKIMMDKLDGLPPEEAACSEMVAEAFLAALDQFEAKKNDPDAIVPTHIISRACAVPEETTTKE